Below is a window of Candidatus Margulisiibacteriota bacterium DNA.
AGGGCTGACATTCTCAAAGAACGTCTTGTCAGTAATTGAAGCATGGAAGATGAACGAAGAAGGCATGACCGAGATTACAGGCGATGAAACCATCACAGGAACAGGCGTGATGTTCACAGGTGTTGATGCTACCGATGCTGTTCTTTGCAGGGTTGCGTATGATGTGGATGAACCGATTGTGTACTACTAGATATGCCATGGCTCAACGCGAAGTAGGCTTGGCTACTGGTGAGCCTCCTACGACAAAGGGATACCCTCCCTCAGTTTTTGCTCTGATGCCAAGATTGATGGAGAGAACAGGGACTGCCCCAATAGGAACAATAACAGCTATTTACACTGTTTTGGTTGAAGGTAGTGACATGGATGAACCAATAGCCGATACAGCAAGAGGGATTTTGGACGGTCACGTTATTCTTTCTCGGGATATAGCAGCTAAGAATCATTTTCCTTCTGTGGATGTTAATGCAAGCGTTAGTAGATTATTTACGGCGATAAATAGTGAAGAGCACATTAGGGCTGCGGGCTTATTGAGAGAGGCTTTGGCGCGATATACAGAAGCAGAGGATTTAATAAACATAGGGGCTTATGTTAAGGGAAGTAATCCAAAGATAGATTGGGCAATAGATAAAATTGATCCTATTAATCTATTCCTTCGACAAGGAACTTACGAGAATCATCCGTATAAAGACACGGTTAGTCAAATAACCTCAATAATGGGTAAAGGTGGCGCTGGAGGTAGTCCATCCTCTTTTTCTAAGCAACCAGAAGTAATTAAGGATCCATCTGGGGATGATTTATTAGGTGGAGATTTGGACTTTGATGATATTGATTTTGACGATTTTTAAGGTTGAAGGATTACCGCGGTTTCGTTACAGTTGGGGAAAAAGGGGCAATGAACACATTCAGTCCAAATTTTATGTGGCAGATCTTCTTTTTGTATTAGTGTAAATCCATACTTATAAAAGAAGTCAGGAACATAGGTTAAAGCAAAAAACTCTTTTACTCCTAGTTCTTTTCCTTCGGCTAACACTTCTTTTACTAAAAGGGCACCGATTCCAGTTCCAATATGCTTTTCTTTTACTGCAAGTGATTTAATTTCAGCAAGATTAGTT
It encodes the following:
- a CDS encoding N-acetyltransferase — encoded protein: MVNNKTLIRKAKIADATLIKAILDEYANQRKLLARSLQYILENIRDFQLAEIDGEVVGTCALKVSTTNLAEIKSLAVKEKHIGTGIGALLVKEVLAEGKELGVKEFFALTYVPDFFYKYGFTLIQKEDLPHKIWTECVHCPFFPNCNETAVILQP